In Desulfobulbaceae bacterium, the genomic stretch CCTCAAAGCGGAGACTACCAGCTGACACCCCCTGGTTGACAACGGCCAATGGTCAGAGTATAAATGGACGCAAATCAGGTGTCCGTTGTGACTTAAAAAGGGAATCCCGTGTAAATCGGGAACGGGCCCGCCGCTGTAACCCCAACGCTTCAACTTTAGCACCCCTCATGACCTTGTGCGCCACTGTCCTTCAAGAGGATGGGAAGGCCGTCGGAGGGCGGGGAAGCCAGAAGACCTGCCTGATCGTAAAACTCGCATCCTCCTGGACAGAGGAACGACGTCTCTTTTGCGGATAAAACCGGGCTATCCTCAAATCTTATGTTTTGTTGAGGAAGACCGATGACCAGCCGCGCATTCAGATCCGCCCCGTTGCTGCACGCCCTGCACCGCATAGGCGGCCTTATAACCGCAACCTTCATTCTGTGCTACAGCCTTACCGGCATTGTCTTGAACCACCGACAGGCGTTTGATTATTTCCAGACCAGTCAGATCGCTCAATTTTCCGCCCCAAAAGCAGACCTCGGAGCAATCAACGAGTTCATCGGCCACTACCGGGAACAGATCGGCCGCCCGGATGCCCCTGAGGTCATCAGGATCAAGAACGGGGCCACCATTGAGCTACTCTACGGCTCCCACGGCCAGACCACCTATACCATCGACCCCGCAGCCGGCACCATGAAAGTGGAGACCAAGAGCCCGAACCAACCCCTCTATTTTCTCAACAAACTCCACAAGGCGGCCAAGACTCACGCCGCCTGGCTCTGGCTGAGCGATGCCTTGGCCCTGTGCCTGATCGTCTCAACAGTGTCAGTCCTTTTCATCATGCGCTTCCGCACTTCAGACTACTGCCTGCTACTTGCCGGGATCGGGTTATGCCTGGCAGGAGGGATGATTGCGTAATATTCCCTACCCCCTGCTAATGACCGGTCTCACCCTCTGCCTGGCAGCCACCATAATCGCCGCCGCTGGCATGGGCTATCTGAAGATACCGCCCAGCGAAGTGCTGACCATCATCATGGCCCGGTTCACCGAGACAACCCACACTCTCAATCCGATCCACCAGACGGTGATCATGGATGTCCGCCTGCCCAGGATCATGACTGCTGCCTTAGTCGGCGGTGGCCTCGCCATGGCTGGGGCAATCTTTCAGGCCATCCTCTTAAACCCCTTAGCCGACCCGTACACCCTCGGGGTGTCGTCCGGCGCCGCCTTTGGCGCCTCGCTCGCCCTGATCGTCAACCTCAGCCTGCCAGGCTACTTCTCCGTCCCCCTGTTCGCCTTTGCCGGAGCGCTGGTTGCCGTTTTTTCCGTGCTCAACCTTGCCGCCAGTGACCACTCCTACTCCGCCAATTCACTGATCCTGGCAGGGGTTATCATCTCCGCCATTCTCTCAGCCGGCATCGGCTTTATCAAGTATCTGGCCGAGGAGCAGGTCTCGGTGATCATCTTCTGGCTGATGGGCAGTTTGGCCGCCCGGAGTTGGCTCGACGCCGGTCTGGTATTAATCGCCACCATCGTTACTCTGCTGGCAGGCCTCTACTTCGCCCGCGATCTCAACATCATGTCCCTCGGGCTAAGGAGTTCCGACTCTCTAGGCGTCAACACCGTCCGCACCCGCAAATGGTTGCTCGCCATCGCCTCGCTGGTAACAGCGGCATCAGTCTCGGTCTCCGGCATTATCGGCTTTGTCGGACTAATCATCCCGCACCTGATGCGCTTTATCATCGGCCCGGACAACCGCAAACTAATTCCGGCATCCCTGCTCGCCGGCGCCATCCTCCTGCTCACCGCCGACACCATTACCCGAGCGATTCTGCCGCATGAGGTCCCCATCGGCGTGCTCACCGCCCTGATCGGCGGACCGTTCTTCTGTGTGATCTTCAAGCAGAAACAGCTGGGGGGGCGATGAGCGAGATCTTTACCATCAACAGACTCTCTGCCCGATATGGCGAGAGAGAGGTCATTCACGATCTCTCCTTATCGCTGAAGACAGGCCTGTTTTACGGACTGATCGGACCAAACGGTTCCGGCAAGACCACGCTCATCGACCTGATGCTGGCCTCTCTCCCCCCC encodes the following:
- a CDS encoding iron ABC transporter permease, which codes for MTGLTLCLAATIIAAAGMGYLKIPPSEVLTIIMARFTETTHTLNPIHQTVIMDVRLPRIMTAALVGGGLAMAGAIFQAILLNPLADPYTLGVSSGAAFGASLALIVNLSLPGYFSVPLFAFAGALVAVFSVLNLAASDHSYSANSLILAGVIISAILSAGIGFIKYLAEEQVSVIIFWLMGSLAARSWLDAGLVLIATIVTLLAGLYFARDLNIMSLGLRSSDSLGVNTVRTRKWLLAIASLVTAASVSVSGIIGFVGLIIPHLMRFIIGPDNRKLIPASLLAGAILLLTADTITRAILPHEVPIGVLTALIGGPFFCVIFKQKQLGGR